In Halosimplex halophilum, the genomic stretch CGGCTCCGGCGGCGTCGCGGGGTCGGCCGCCGCGACCCACGACGTGACCCCGCTCGACGGCGACGACCTCCGGGCGAAACTCGGCGTCGACGAGGGTTCCGACCTCGACCAGGCCCCGGACACGCCGGCGAACGACCCGCCGGTCGGCTCCGGAGAGAGCGACGGCGGACCGGACGGACTGGGGGACCTGGACGCACCGGGGGACAGCGACCCGTCGTCGGCCGGTGAGGGCGGCCTGGCCGCGCCCGGCGACGGGGTGGGACCGCCGGACGACGAGACAGGCGGCGCCGCCGACGGCCCAGTTCCGGGAGCGGATGACGGCGGCGAGCCGGACCTGGACGGGGACGGTGCCGCCGGCCTCGACGGTCTCGGCGATGTCGGCGACGGTTCGGCCGACGCGGCCGTCGACGACGGTCCGACCGGAGCGGCTACCGACGACGGTCCGACGGGCGCGGCTACCGACGACGGTCCGACCGGAGCGACCTTCGACACTCCCGTCGGGTCGGGAGCGGGCCGGCGGCGTCTCGACGCGTGGGACGGGCAGACGACGGGCGCGGACGTGGACCGGCCGCCGTTCGACGGGCTCTGGGCGGCGGTGACCCGCGGCGACGCCGTCGAGACGGTCGCGGACCTGTCGGTCTGGGACGGGACCTCGCGCTGATCGCGGGTGCGACGCCGGCTTCGATACCCGCTCGAATCGCCGGAGCGCGGGTCCCGCCTTCGACTCCAGTCCCTGAAATCGATTTCAGCGAGCAGTCAAGTGTCTCCCGTCCCTCCGTCCGGTATGAGCGACGCCACCGCCTACGC encodes the following:
- a CDS encoding ICP22 family protein, with the protein product MAADPDPADESDDYPVDPADLGGASDADLAALVADAWAAEGYRTTVKEHGSHVFVFAKRRVDGEIRGEIVWVAGERAVESAQLEQLRALAEKTGADSAACLTVGSGGVAGSAAATHDVTPLDGDDLRAKLGVDEGSDLDQAPDTPANDPPVGSGESDGGPDGLGDLDAPGDSDPSSAGEGGLAAPGDGVGPPDDETGGAADGPVPGADDGGEPDLDGDGAAGLDGLGDVGDGSADAAVDDGPTGAATDDGPTGAATDDGPTGATFDTPVGSGAGRRRLDAWDGQTTGADVDRPPFDGLWAAVTRGDAVETVADLSVWDGTSR